GACTTTAAGATGACTGAGTCCAACCGTCTCATTTCTTCCTTGAGCAGACCGACTGCGTTGGTCAGCGCATCTCCTCGCAGAGAGTTAGAGCAGACCAATTCTGCAAAGTCTGCAGTTTTGTGTTGAGGCGTCGACTTGACACCCCGCATTTCATAGAGTTTAACTGGAATTCCACGCTTAGCAATCTGATAAGCCGCTTCGCTGCCAGCAAGACCAGCTCCGATAACATTGATATAAGATTGAGACACGACACTAATACCTCTTTGGGTGGAACCTAAGTCCATATCAAAACAATCCACTGAACTGTTTGCACCCACAAATCTTTCTAAATTAATACTTGGTCCATTATACCAAAAAGCTAAGTAAAAAGACAGACAGGAGAATTCCTGAATGTCTTTCATAAATTAATGTTTGTTGAAGCTGAATTATTTAAAATCATACCATTTTAGTTTGCTTCCATATTTTATAGTAAAACCTACTTCTGTATTCCTAGGTAGTTTTTCAATTTCAACTATTTGAGCAAGTAAATATTGGAAATCAGAGTCTGTCCAATTGTCAATATTTTCATTAGTTACTTGGAGATTTTGTTTTCGTACCTGTTCTATATCAGTGTGTATGTGGATACTAAAGGTCGAACGACTATCAACAACTCTTTTTAAGAGTATATCTTGATTTCGAACAAGCACCTCTTCATCAAGATTGTTGACTCTACTTGGGTCTAAATCCTCAATTAAAGGAGTGAGTTCTTCTACATCCGCCTTCAAAATTGCCTCTCTTTTTTCTCTCTCTTCAAGACGGGTTTTAGGATTGCCACTATACTCTTCTTTTGGAACCAAAGAATAATATGAGTCAAATGAGTCCAATTCAATTGAGTTTTTAATATAAAGTTTTCTAATCGCATCATCGCTTAAATATGTTGAAGTCAAGCTACCACTTTGAAGTAATATATTATAAGCTTCCTTAAGCCGATCATAGTTGTCATCACCAGAAACATACTCCATTTCTAAACGGTAGACTGTTTTCTTGGAAAAACCAAAGAATTTTTTCTTTTCAACTTCTTTAAGCCTCGGATTGTATTTAAGGACTGGAGTGCTCTCAACATAATCTTTTTCAAAATCCACATAGACATCAACAAATTTCTTATTTCCTTCAACGTAAAACGGAGATCCATAATATCCAAAGGTATCAGCTGTCGAGTATCCTTCTGCTTCTAACCCTGCAGCTTCTACTACAGAACGAATGTTTGAAATAGCTGTTTTAGCTAAATCACGATCGACTCTGTTGTTACATGCAGACAAGATAAATAATGCGAGAATGGAAAACAGTACACTAATTACTTTCTTAATCACTTTGCTTTTAACTTCTCCTCCAAGTAAGCAATCTTAGCAAAATCCTTATGATTGTTATTTTCATTTCGGTAAGAATCTTGGGAAGAGGCACGGTAGATCGCCAGAAATTGCTCTGATGTCGGCAGTAGAAATTCAACACCTTCCACTTTTCTCCGAGTCAGCGCCGCTATTGGTACACCTGAAAAGGACTCCAAAGTTTCCATGACCCCAAGTTCAACAGACAAGTCTTCTTTTTGAAATTCATGCTCATGCAGGTCAACTAAACGATAGCCTAGCCGCTCCATCATGGGCTCAATCTTGTCCATATCGTAAATACGCTCTTCGTCAGGTGCTTCCCAGCCACGCTCATCGCCATGAACGTGAATGTCGATATCGCGCGCTTGCCAGTCTTGCCCAGTAACTTGCTCCAGACCTAGAGAACCCATCAGCAGTGGAACAATTCCCATCTTATTCAGTTGAGACGCGATTTTTAGAAATTCTGCAAATTTATCTATCATAAAACTGCACCTCTTCTTTAGGAAAATATTTTACGTAATATAAATTATGTAAAAACTATTTCACTTTTTCTTCTTGATAGTCACCATTGCTGCAGACCACTTGCTTGCCGCCACCGCGAACTTTCTTTTCAACTAGATAGTGGTCGCATTTTGGACAATTGCGTCCAACTGGCTTGTCCCAAGATGTGAAATCACAGTCTGGATAACGATCACAGCCGTAGAAAATGCGATTTCGTTTAGTCTTACGCTCGATAACTTGACCTTTTTGGCACTGCGGGCAGGTCACGCCGATTTCCTTGACGATAGCCTGAGTGTGACGGCAGTCTGGGAAATTGCTGCAGGCGTAGAACTTGCCAAATCGACCCAACTTGATAACCATGGGACTGCCGCAGACCTCACAGTCAAAACCGGCTGGCTCATCCTTGATTTGGATTTTCTCCATCTCAGACTCAGCTTTTGCTACTTCCTTTTCAAAAGGTTTGTAAAATTCGTCAATAATCTTCTGCCACTGCTCTTTGCCAACTTCTACATCATCCAGCTTTGCTTCCATTTCGGCTGTAAATTTCACATTCACGATGTCTGGGAAGAATTCGACAATTAGCGAATTGACAATCTCACCTAGTTCAGTCGGTTCAAAGCGCTTGGAAACTAGCTTAACATAGTAGCGTTTCTGAATAGTTTCAATGGTCGGTGCATAGGTAGACGGCCGGCCAACACCATTTTCTTCCAAAGTTTTGATGAGAGTTGCTTCAGAATAACGTGCAGGCGGCTGGGTAAAATGCTGTTCTGGATTGGTATTGACACGTTTGACGGTATCGCCCTTTTCCATATCTGGCAGCATTTTATTCTTGTCAGAGTCGTTGTAAATAGCCAGATAACCATCAAACTTGACCTGACTGCCGTTAGCTGCAAATTGGACACCGTTTTGCTCTAGTTTCACATTCATAGTATCAAAGACCGCTGCTGTCATTTGGCTGGCTACAAAACGGTTCCAAATCAGAGTATAGAGCTTAAGCTGATCCTTATCCAGATACTTTGCGATACTTTCCGGTGTATTGAAAACGCTGGAAGGACGAATGGCTTCGTGGGCATCTTGAGCGCCAGAAGCGTTCTTGGCCT
This genomic window from Streptococcus cristatus AS 1.3089 contains:
- the topA gene encoding type I DNA topoisomerase — translated: MSNLVTKTKKKSAVKKNLVIVESPAKAKTIEKYLGRNYKVLASVGHIRDLKKSTMSIDFENNYEPQYINIRGKGPLINDLKKEAKKAKQVFLASDPDREGEAISWHLAHILDLDEKEKNRVVFNEITKDAVKNAFKEPRQIDMDLVNAQQARRVLDRLVGYSISPILWKKVKKGLSAGRVQSVALKLIIDRENEINAFKPEEYWTIDGTFKKGTRQFQASFYGMNGKKMKLTNNDEVKEVLSHLKGDDFTVDSVEKKERRRNAPLPYTTSSMQQDAANKINFRTRKTMMVAQQLYEGINIGSGVQGLITYMRTDSTRISPVAQNEAASFITERFGAKYSKHGSKAKNASGAQDAHEAIRPSSVFNTPESIAKYLDKDQLKLYTLIWNRFVASQMTAAVFDTMNVKLEQNGVQFAANGSQVKFDGYLAIYNDSDKNKMLPDMEKGDTVKRVNTNPEQHFTQPPARYSEATLIKTLEENGVGRPSTYAPTIETIQKRYYVKLVSKRFEPTELGEIVNSLIVEFFPDIVNVKFTAEMEAKLDDVEVGKEQWQKIIDEFYKPFEKEVAKAESEMEKIQIKDEPAGFDCEVCGSPMVIKLGRFGKFYACSNFPDCRHTQAIVKEIGVTCPQCQKGQVIERKTKRNRIFYGCDRYPDCDFTSWDKPVGRNCPKCDHYLVEKKVRGGGKQVVCSNGDYQEEKVK